In the genome of Salinispirillum sp. LH 10-3-1, one region contains:
- a CDS encoding YeaH/YhbH family protein, with amino-acid sequence MINSYVIDRRLNGKNKSAVNRRRFLERYRKHVKEAVNHAVNKRSITDMEKGESITIPSKDLHEPVIGHGQGGDRTVVHPGNKEFVQGDRIRKPQGGEGQGGGGKASKDGEGIDEFTFYISQDEFLEFLFDDLALPNMVRKDLKKAHEFERRRAGFSSEGIPANINVVRSLRNAHARRIALGGKKRKRIRAIEAELLEIKGRSAEAKAKRALLEEEKSMLQAKLKKLPFIDDFDLRYNRHEMHPIPSSAAVMFCLMDVSGSMTQNTKDIAKRFFLLLYLFLRRNYQKIEVVFIRHHTSAKEVDEQEFFYSRETGGTIVSSALHLMQDIIQKRYPASSWNIFAAQASDGDNWGDDSPVCRDLLMNNIMKHMQYFSYIEISPRDHQDLWYAYEDVKERYGEQFAMAQILDRADIYPVFRELFQRKEV; translated from the coding sequence ATGATTAACAGCTATGTGATTGATCGGCGACTGAATGGTAAAAACAAGAGCGCGGTGAACCGTCGCCGCTTTCTTGAACGTTATCGGAAACACGTCAAAGAAGCCGTGAACCACGCTGTGAACAAACGGTCCATAACCGACATGGAAAAAGGGGAATCCATCACCATCCCCAGCAAAGACCTGCATGAACCAGTGATTGGCCATGGCCAAGGAGGTGATCGTACCGTCGTACACCCCGGCAACAAAGAATTTGTGCAAGGCGACCGCATTCGCAAACCCCAAGGTGGCGAAGGCCAAGGCGGTGGCGGAAAAGCCAGCAAAGACGGCGAAGGCATCGACGAATTTACCTTCTACATCAGCCAAGACGAATTTCTCGAATTCTTGTTCGACGACCTTGCATTGCCCAACATGGTGCGCAAAGACCTCAAAAAAGCGCACGAATTTGAACGCCGCCGCGCCGGCTTCTCCAGCGAAGGCATCCCCGCCAACATCAACGTCGTCCGCTCCCTGCGCAACGCCCACGCCCGCCGCATTGCCTTGGGCGGCAAAAAACGCAAACGCATTCGCGCCATTGAAGCAGAACTGTTGGAAATAAAAGGCCGCTCGGCCGAAGCCAAAGCTAAGCGGGCACTGCTCGAAGAAGAAAAATCGATGTTGCAGGCCAAGCTCAAAAAGCTACCGTTTATCGACGACTTCGACCTGCGTTACAACCGGCATGAAATGCATCCGATTCCTTCCAGTGCGGCCGTCATGTTTTGCCTAATGGACGTCTCGGGTTCCATGACGCAGAACACCAAAGACATTGCCAAGCGCTTCTTCCTATTGCTGTATTTGTTTTTGCGCCGCAACTACCAAAAAATCGAGGTGGTGTTTATTCGCCACCATACGAGCGCCAAAGAAGTCGATGAACAAGAATTTTTTTACAGCCGCGAAACCGGCGGCACCATTGTATCGTCGGCTTTGCACTTGATGCAGGACATCATTCAAAAGCGTTACCCGGCGTCGTCTTGGAACATATTCGCCGCGCAGGCTTCGGACGGTGACAACTGGGGAGATGACTCACCGGTGTGTCGCGACCTGTTGATGAACAACATCATGAAGCACATGCAATACTTTTCATATATTGAGATCAGCCCACGCGACCACCAGGACCTGTGGTACGCCTATGAAGATGTCAAAGAGCGCTATGGCGAGCAGTTTGCAATGGCGCAGATTCTGGATCGGGCGGATATTTATCCGGTATTCCGTGAGCTGTTTCAGAGGAAAGAAGTATGA
- a CDS encoding SpoVR family protein has translation MITKARKPISTGSEWTFDLIREYDHEIAAVAKEFGLDTYPNQIEVISSEQMMDAYSSVGMPLGYHHWSYGKQFLQTQQGYERGQMGLAYEIVINSDPCIAYLMEENTMAMQALVIAHACYGHNSFFKNNYLFRAWTDASAIIDYLVFAREYVSQCERKYGVEAVEQVLDSCHAIQNYGVDRYKRPSPISAAEEASRQAEREAYLQTQLNLLWSTIPTTESGKKRQKRERRFPAEPQENLLYFIEKNAPIMPTWQRELVRIVRKIAQYFYPQRQTQVMNEGWATFWHYTLLNTLYDRGKVTDGFIMEFLDSHAKVVYQPPFDTRYYSGINPYALGFAMFRDIRRMCENPTDEDREWFPDVAGKDWLETLHFAMRNFKDESFIQQFLSPRVIRDFRLFAILDKESASDYEVAAIHDERGYKKVRQLLAEQYNLSTREPNLQIVNVDVEGDRSIVLHHVRQSDRPLNDDTDEVLKHLRRLWGFDVHLYSLEGDAVAAEYHCTEEGITHGEVEDDRPSDYV, from the coding sequence ATGATCACCAAAGCGCGTAAACCGATTTCTACGGGTTCTGAATGGACCTTTGACCTCATTCGCGAATACGACCACGAAATTGCGGCAGTGGCGAAAGAGTTTGGCTTGGATACTTATCCGAATCAAATAGAGGTGATCAGCTCTGAACAAATGATGGACGCTTACAGCTCAGTGGGCATGCCGTTGGGTTATCACCATTGGTCGTACGGCAAACAGTTTTTGCAGACCCAGCAGGGTTATGAGCGCGGCCAGATGGGCTTGGCCTATGAAATCGTCATCAACTCCGACCCCTGCATCGCCTATTTGATGGAAGAGAACACCATGGCCATGCAGGCCTTGGTCATCGCGCACGCGTGCTATGGCCACAACTCATTTTTTAAGAACAACTATCTATTCCGCGCCTGGACGGATGCTTCGGCCATCATCGACTATTTGGTGTTCGCACGTGAATACGTGTCGCAGTGCGAGCGGAAATACGGCGTCGAAGCGGTAGAGCAGGTGCTCGACAGTTGCCACGCTATTCAAAACTACGGGGTGGATCGTTACAAGCGCCCGTCACCTATTTCGGCCGCCGAAGAGGCCAGCCGCCAAGCCGAGCGCGAAGCCTATCTGCAAACGCAACTGAACCTGTTGTGGAGCACCATACCCACCACCGAAAGCGGAAAAAAACGCCAGAAGCGCGAGCGTCGGTTTCCGGCGGAGCCGCAGGAAAATCTGCTGTATTTCATTGAGAAAAATGCACCCATTATGCCGACCTGGCAGCGAGAATTGGTGCGTATTGTGCGCAAGATCGCCCAGTACTTTTACCCGCAACGCCAAACACAAGTAATGAACGAAGGCTGGGCGACCTTTTGGCACTATACCTTGCTGAATACCCTGTATGACCGAGGCAAGGTAACCGACGGCTTCATCATGGAGTTTTTGGATAGCCACGCTAAAGTGGTGTATCAGCCGCCCTTCGACACTCGCTACTACTCCGGTATCAATCCTTATGCTCTGGGCTTTGCGATGTTCCGTGATATCCGTCGCATGTGCGAAAACCCTACCGACGAAGACCGCGAGTGGTTTCCCGATGTGGCGGGTAAAGACTGGCTGGAAACACTGCACTTCGCCATGCGCAACTTTAAAGACGAAAGCTTCATTCAGCAATTTCTGTCGCCACGAGTTATTCGGGACTTTCGCCTATTTGCCATTTTGGACAAGGAATCGGCCAGCGACTACGAGGTGGCGGCGATCCATGATGAGCGGGGCTATAAGAAAGTGCGCCAGCTACTGGCCGAACAATACAACCTCAGCACGCGAGAGCCCAACTTGCAGATCGTCAATGTCGATGTAGAAGGGGACCGCTCTATTGTGCTGCATCATGTGCGGCAAAGTGACCGCCCGTTAAACGACGACACCGACGAAGTGCTGAAGCACTTGCGCCGGTTATGGGGCTTTGATGTGCATCTGTATTCGTTAGAGGGCGATGCAGTCGCTGCGGAGTATCACTGTACGGAAGAGGGTATCACTCATGGTGAAGTGGAAGACGACAGGCCCAGTGATTATGTCTAG
- a CDS encoding methyl-accepting chemotaxis protein: MTILGRLRFLLIAQTVAIVVTALIILGGLNLARTLASYFPDTLIPGAVAVKNLNITALNLYIEANRGNDVSQLRADGDRWLATLNRVIDAGEGQAPVVTAQQNVNRDWRALRSASGDQREVAFNSFQTSMASVDGILAQLVETGGARIMDTISTTRTIIVSVIIAIVVISLAATFFIGRTATRAVNNLITPIQSLTQRDLTTHFSVSGKHEFSRLGQDLNHMTQSMATAFSVIRDRVDGLKEISERFAKSSIKASENMHNQLHETDQVATAINELSASAGEVAARADSVSQITQEVADQASESGRRVGRSAKKSEQVSVYMNDTQEKINSLANLTTEISDALNVINAIAEQTNLLALNAAIEAARAGEQGRGFAVVADEVRTLATRSAESTKQISDVIERLGNAAKAALESADQASALASENKVTATEVNDEINVMVGRIHDLRDLITQIAENAREQETVTESLSANVTHINDLAKDNASFGDMIGRDVETIKQTVSDTQAQVRQFKL; this comes from the coding sequence ATGACCATACTCGGCCGCCTCCGCTTCTTACTCATTGCCCAAACTGTCGCCATTGTTGTGACCGCCCTCATCATATTGGGTGGGCTGAATCTGGCACGGACGCTGGCCAGCTACTTTCCTGACACCCTGATTCCCGGTGCCGTTGCAGTAAAAAACCTCAACATCACGGCACTGAACCTGTACATAGAAGCCAACCGGGGTAATGACGTGAGCCAATTGCGCGCCGATGGTGACCGCTGGCTGGCAACATTGAATCGCGTAATTGATGCCGGCGAAGGCCAAGCACCCGTAGTTACTGCGCAACAAAACGTCAATCGAGACTGGCGTGCGCTGCGCTCTGCATCGGGAGATCAACGAGAAGTCGCATTCAACAGCTTTCAAACCTCCATGGCTTCGGTCGACGGCATACTGGCGCAACTGGTCGAGACCGGCGGCGCCCGCATCATGGATACCATCAGTACCACCCGGACCATCATTGTCTCGGTCATCATCGCCATCGTGGTGATTTCACTGGCGGCGACCTTCTTTATCGGCCGCACAGCGACCCGCGCCGTCAACAACTTGATTACCCCCATTCAGTCCTTAACGCAACGCGACCTCACCACGCACTTCAGTGTCAGTGGCAAGCATGAGTTCAGCCGTTTAGGGCAAGATTTAAATCACATGACACAGTCCATGGCGACGGCCTTCAGTGTCATACGTGACCGCGTCGATGGGTTGAAGGAAATCTCCGAACGCTTTGCTAAATCAAGCATCAAGGCCTCTGAAAACATGCACAATCAGTTGCATGAAACAGATCAGGTGGCCACGGCCATCAACGAACTGTCGGCGTCGGCTGGCGAGGTGGCGGCGCGCGCCGATTCAGTGAGCCAAATCACTCAAGAGGTCGCTGACCAAGCCAGCGAATCGGGCCGTCGTGTTGGTCGTTCGGCGAAAAAGTCGGAGCAAGTCAGCGTCTACATGAACGACACGCAAGAAAAGATCAACAGCCTTGCCAACTTGACGACGGAGATCAGTGACGCGTTGAATGTGATTAACGCCATTGCCGAGCAAACCAACTTACTGGCATTGAACGCCGCGATTGAAGCCGCGCGCGCCGGTGAGCAAGGTCGCGGTTTTGCCGTGGTGGCCGACGAAGTACGCACCCTGGCAACGCGCTCAGCGGAGTCTACCAAGCAGATTTCGGACGTGATCGAGCGTTTGGGAAATGCCGCTAAGGCAGCGCTGGAATCGGCTGATCAGGCGTCAGCGCTGGCCAGCGAGAACAAGGTAACGGCGACCGAGGTCAACGACGAAATCAACGTAATGGTAGGTCGTATTCATGACTTACGTGACCTGATTACCCAGATCGCCGAAAACGCGCGTGAACAAGAAACGGTGACCGAGTCACTGAGCGCCAATGTCACTCACATCAATGACCTCGCCAAAGACAACGCAAGTTTTGGCGACATGATTGGCCGCGACGTAGAGACCATCAAACAAACGGTATCGGATACTCAAGCACAGGTGCGGCAGTTTAAGCTGTAG
- a CDS encoding PrkA family serine protein kinase translates to MDIFNHFKDRYEAKKQEEFSLEEYLDLCKSDPGAYATAPERMLAAIGEPEVIDTAKDPQLSRIFSNKVIKRYPAFSDFYGMEEPIEQVVSYFKHAAQGLEERKQILYLLGPVGGGKSSLAEQLKLLMQKIPFYAIKGSPVYESPLNLFDPLEDSDILQERYGIPPRYVKGIMSPWAIKRLHEYGGDISKFRVVKLYPSIVDQIAIAKTEPGDENNQDISALVGKVDIRQLEEYAQHDPDAYSFSGALCKANQGLMEFVEMFKAPLKVLHPLLTATQEGNYNATEGMSAIPFNGTIMAHSNESEWQAFRNNRSNEAFLDRIYIVKVPYCVRVSEEINIYKKLLENSSLRASPCAPDTLKMLAEFSVLSRIKEPENSSIFSKMRIYDGESLKDTDPKAKSIQEYKDSAGVDEGMDGLSTRFAFKILSKVFNFDAAEVAANPVHLLYVLENQIEQSQFPQETHDRYITFIKEFLAPQYVDFIGKEIQTAYLESYAEYGQNIFDRYVTYADFWIQDQEYRDPETGEMLDRVALNEELEKIEKPAGISNPKDFRNEIVNFVLRARANNNGNNPSWQSYEKLRAVIEKKMFSNTEDLLPVISFNPKSSKEDQKKHKDFVDRMVDRGYTEKQVRLLSEWYLRVRKYQ, encoded by the coding sequence ATGGATATTTTTAACCATTTCAAAGACCGCTACGAGGCCAAAAAACAGGAAGAATTCTCACTGGAAGAGTATCTGGACCTCTGCAAGAGTGATCCAGGCGCCTACGCCACGGCGCCCGAACGCATGCTGGCTGCCATCGGCGAGCCAGAGGTGATTGATACGGCCAAGGACCCGCAACTCAGTCGCATCTTTTCGAATAAAGTCATCAAACGTTATCCTGCTTTCAGCGACTTTTATGGCATGGAAGAGCCCATCGAACAGGTGGTCAGCTACTTCAAGCACGCCGCCCAAGGGCTTGAAGAGCGCAAACAAATACTCTACCTGCTGGGCCCCGTGGGGGGTGGTAAATCCTCACTCGCCGAGCAACTGAAACTGCTGATGCAGAAGATCCCCTTTTACGCCATCAAGGGTTCGCCCGTATACGAAAGCCCTCTGAACTTATTTGACCCCCTTGAAGATTCCGACATCCTACAAGAGCGCTACGGCATCCCGCCGCGTTATGTTAAAGGCATCATGTCGCCTTGGGCCATTAAACGACTGCACGAATACGGCGGCGACATTTCCAAATTCCGCGTGGTCAAACTGTATCCTTCTATCGTGGATCAGATCGCCATCGCTAAAACCGAACCCGGTGACGAAAACAACCAGGACATCTCTGCCTTGGTTGGTAAAGTAGATATCCGCCAGCTCGAAGAATATGCACAGCACGACCCGGACGCCTACAGCTTCTCTGGTGCACTCTGTAAAGCCAACCAAGGCTTGATGGAATTCGTCGAGATGTTCAAAGCACCCTTAAAAGTGCTGCACCCGTTGCTGACCGCCACCCAAGAGGGCAACTACAACGCCACCGAAGGCATGTCGGCTATTCCGTTCAACGGCACCATCATGGCCCACTCGAACGAAAGTGAATGGCAAGCGTTCCGCAACAACCGCAGCAACGAAGCCTTCCTAGACCGCATCTACATCGTCAAAGTGCCGTATTGCGTGCGCGTCAGTGAAGAAATCAACATCTACAAAAAACTGCTCGAAAACTCTTCGTTGCGGGCCTCACCATGCGCCCCCGACACCTTAAAGATGTTGGCTGAGTTCAGCGTCCTGTCACGCATCAAAGAGCCGGAGAACTCAAGCATCTTCAGCAAAATGCGCATCTATGACGGCGAAAGCCTGAAGGACACCGACCCTAAAGCGAAATCCATTCAGGAATACAAAGACTCTGCCGGAGTTGATGAAGGCATGGACGGGTTGTCAACGCGCTTTGCCTTCAAAATACTGTCCAAAGTCTTCAACTTTGATGCCGCCGAAGTGGCTGCTAACCCCGTGCATCTATTGTACGTTCTCGAGAACCAGATTGAGCAGTCGCAGTTCCCACAGGAAACGCACGACCGCTACATCACCTTCATTAAGGAGTTCTTAGCGCCACAGTACGTCGACTTCATTGGCAAAGAAATTCAAACGGCCTACCTCGAATCCTACGCCGAGTACGGGCAGAACATCTTCGACCGTTACGTCACCTATGCGGACTTCTGGATTCAAGACCAAGAGTACCGCGATCCGGAAACCGGCGAGATGCTCGACCGTGTAGCCCTGAACGAGGAACTGGAGAAAATCGAGAAGCCAGCAGGCATCAGCAACCCGAAAGACTTCCGCAACGAGATCGTGAACTTCGTGTTGCGGGCGCGGGCCAACAACAACGGCAACAACCCCAGTTGGCAGAGTTACGAGAAGCTGCGTGCGGTCATTGAGAAGAAAATGTTCTCCAACACCGAGGACTTGCTGCCGGTTATTTCCTTCAACCCGAAATCGTCCAAAGAGGATCAGAAGAAACACAAAGACTTTGTCGATCGTATGGTCGACCGAGGTTACACAGAGAAGCAGGTGCGGTTGCTATCCGAGTGGTATTTGCGGGTGCGCAAGTACCAATAA
- the ung gene encoding uracil-DNA glycosylase gives MTSPVNPLHAQLHLPSAWQAIADPFLRSPDAARLADFLHAEESAGHLLFPPKDQRFAALEALAPQDVKVVILGQDPYHGPGQAMGLSFSVPHGVAVPPSLVNIYKELTEDVGFVAPPHGDLTPWAQQGVLLLNSVLSVRAGDAGSHARRGWESLTDLLIAGVAAGPTPVVFMLWGSYAQKKAGSVDESRHLVLRAPHPSPLSAYRGFLGCRHFSLANAYLHATRQTQIDWQLPK, from the coding sequence ATGACTTCACCTGTTAATCCTCTGCATGCACAGTTGCACCTTCCGAGTGCTTGGCAGGCCATTGCTGACCCCTTTTTGCGCAGCCCTGACGCGGCGCGGTTGGCCGATTTCCTGCACGCAGAAGAATCAGCCGGTCACCTGTTGTTCCCACCCAAAGACCAGCGCTTCGCAGCGCTGGAGGCACTAGCGCCCCAGGATGTCAAAGTCGTGATACTCGGACAAGACCCCTACCACGGGCCGGGTCAGGCCATGGGTTTGAGCTTTTCTGTCCCGCACGGAGTTGCGGTGCCGCCGTCCTTGGTGAACATTTATAAAGAGCTGACCGAAGACGTGGGCTTTGTCGCACCGCCACACGGTGACCTTACACCCTGGGCGCAACAGGGTGTGCTGTTGTTGAACAGCGTGCTCAGTGTGCGCGCGGGCGACGCGGGTTCCCATGCTCGACGCGGCTGGGAAAGTCTGACTGACCTATTGATTGCGGGTGTGGCGGCAGGGCCAACGCCGGTGGTGTTCATGTTGTGGGGGAGTTACGCGCAAAAGAAAGCGGGGTCGGTGGATGAGTCCCGCCATTTAGTTTTGCGTGCCCCACACCCCTCACCCTTGTCGGCCTATCGGGGCTTTCTGGGGTGCCGACACTTTTCCTTGGCCAACGCCTACCTGCACGCCACGCGACAGACGCAAATCGATTGGCAGTTGCCAAAATGA
- a CDS encoding DUF1566 domain-containing protein: MNKLGHISRVNTLAWCLIFGLSSLAFGQGVADNRYQKISNSGFTVTAAVGLGPDPAQWACTLDRTTDLLWEIKTEDPRHLRFSGHRYTWFDAATESGVRGNPLTCSNSLGSQPCNTAAFIAAVNAANLCGHNDWRLPTLQELQSILDPMESAPAMNPEFFPNTPSTFFWTGTPYPDSTSQTWYVHVGTAFSYGNASRSSNRNVRLVRGGR; this comes from the coding sequence TTGAATAAGCTGGGCCATATCAGCCGAGTGAATACACTGGCGTGGTGTCTTATCTTCGGTCTGTCGTCGCTGGCGTTTGGCCAGGGGGTTGCCGATAATCGCTACCAGAAAATATCTAATTCAGGCTTTACCGTTACGGCAGCGGTTGGCCTTGGACCTGATCCGGCGCAGTGGGCCTGTACCCTCGACCGCACCACGGATCTATTGTGGGAAATTAAAACGGAAGATCCGCGGCATTTGCGCTTCTCGGGCCATCGCTATACTTGGTTTGATGCGGCCACGGAGTCCGGAGTGCGCGGTAACCCACTGACATGCAGCAATTCTTTGGGTAGCCAACCCTGCAATACCGCCGCCTTTATTGCGGCGGTGAATGCCGCCAATCTTTGTGGTCACAATGATTGGCGGTTGCCAACACTGCAGGAGTTGCAGAGTATCCTCGACCCCATGGAAAGTGCACCTGCCATGAATCCGGAATTCTTTCCTAATACCCCCAGTACCTTCTTTTGGACTGGCACGCCATACCCTGACTCGACCAGTCAGACTTGGTATGTTCATGTCGGTACGGCATTCTCATACGGCAATGCGTCGCGCAGCAGCAATCGTAATGTTCGCTTGGTGCGGGGCGGGCGCTGA
- a CDS encoding DUF3047 domain-containing protein, with translation MLRPFVIACLLLCAQASANAAQRTITLDPRQLDQWTAQSFVNATHYSHTDEGLLAEADASASGYLYRFDPALPPDTELQFSWQLLASLDNPNERIKAGDDFAGRVYIIQEGRFFWQTQALNYVWSAQSAPGTVWTSPYSRQVRLWSVNGPDSAIGQWQHIQRRLADDWQTAFGSPLRRIDGIAFMTDSDDTGGVATMLYGPITLLPAPARP, from the coding sequence ATGCTTAGACCATTCGTCATCGCCTGCCTGCTCTTGTGCGCCCAGGCTTCTGCTAATGCAGCGCAACGCACCATCACCTTAGATCCGCGCCAACTGGATCAGTGGACGGCACAATCTTTCGTTAATGCAACGCACTACAGCCACACGGACGAAGGCTTACTGGCCGAAGCCGACGCCAGTGCCAGTGGCTACCTGTATCGTTTCGACCCAGCGCTGCCGCCTGACACCGAACTGCAGTTTTCTTGGCAATTACTGGCCTCTTTAGACAACCCAAACGAGCGCATCAAAGCCGGCGATGACTTTGCCGGACGCGTGTATATTATCCAAGAAGGGCGCTTTTTCTGGCAAACACAGGCTTTGAACTATGTATGGAGTGCACAATCGGCTCCCGGCACGGTGTGGACCAGCCCGTATTCGCGACAAGTGCGTCTGTGGTCAGTGAATGGCCCGGACAGCGCGATCGGACAGTGGCAACACATTCAGCGTCGGCTGGCCGATGATTGGCAGACGGCCTTCGGAAGCCCCTTGCGCCGCATTGACGGCATCGCCTTCATGACCGACAGTGATGATACCGGAGGGGTAGCAACCATGTTGTATGGCCCCATCACATTGCTACCGGCACCGGCACGTCCCTAA